The Coleofasciculus chthonoplastes PCC 7420 genome contains the following window.
GAGGCGTGGCATTCGGTATAGCTTGGATTCTCGGTGTGCTGCGAGTCTATTTCTGGATACCTGAATTACTCTGGATGATTGGTCTTTCTTTCCTCTCTCGCCAGGGAAAGGAGGCACAATTTCTACAGTATTTACCCCCCCGTTTTGATGAACGGATTATTTTACCCCTGCCGTTCATGGCACAATTAATTGTCGCAGCATACCGAGATAATCCCGCCGCTTCTCGCCAGACAATTGACTATCTAATTCATTCCACCAATCAACAAAATGTGGCAGCGATAGCGATGACTGAGATAGCCGTTGATTCCTTGAGTCATTGTCACACGATGGGTGATATTCTGGCGATTAGCGATCAACTGGCATGGATTCCTTCACCCCCACCCCTCACAGTCAGCATGATTCTGGAACCCTCCACAGTCAGCATGATTCTGGTCAGATTTATGCTGGAAATCAGCCAAAGTGTCCGCGCTTCCGACAATGCAACATCCAGTTATCGCCAATATGAATTACTCCAGTCTCCGATTACTAGATTAGAACAACTCCGAAATACCCTTGCCTATAGTCAAAATGTCCAGTTAGCCACAGGTTTTGGTCACATTGTCCAAAAATGGCTGAAAATCTTACAAACCGCCCAACAAACCCTAGCAGAACAAGCTAAACGTTCTGCCGAAATCCCCCAAGTTTACATTGCGGGGGCTTCCCTCAATCCTGATGATGCCAAAACCCGATTTAAAGGACGCTTGGACATCTTCCGCGAAATTGAAACCCTAGCATTTTCTGCCCAACCTCCTATCCTATTACTCCACGGTGGACGGCGCACGGGCAAAACTTCAGCTTTAAAATATCTCTCCCAGAAAGTAGGTTCAGAATTAATTCCCTTACTCATTGATTTACAAGGCGCAGCCACCGCCACTACCTTAAAGGGATTAGCCAACTACCTCGCCGAAGAAATCATCAAAGCTGCCAAAAAATCCCGTAATTTTGACCTTCCTTATCCCAATCCTCAACAACTCAGCCAAGAACCCTTTCTCACCCTCCAAACCTGGCTAGAAAAACTGGAACGCATCGCCCCCGGTAAACGCTTTCTCCTCTGTCTCGATGAATTTGAACGCCTCAGCGAAGTTATCGCCACAACCAATAGCCGCATTCCCCTCAATTTCTTCCGCCATGTCTTACAACATCGCCGCCAATGGATACTTCTATTCAGTGGTTCCCATACCTTAGACGAACTCGAACCCTATTGGAGTGATTATCTAATTAATACTCGTTCCCTGCGCGTTTCCTATCTGCAACAACCCGAAGCCGAGGAATTAATTGTCCAACCGATCGCAGATTTTCCTAAAATCTATGAATCCCTTACCGTCAGCCAAATTATCCAAGCCACGCGCTGTCAACCTTATCTGGTGCAACTCCTGTGTACGGTTATCGTGGATCACCTGAATCGGGAGAAACGGCAACTCGCTACCCCCGACGATGTGCAAACCTGCATTCCCATCGCCATAGAAACAGGGGGGATGTATTTTCGAGAATTATGGACAAGTTTAAGTGAACCTGAACAAGACTTTCTGGAAGATTTAATCACTGAAGAAACCTCCTATCCCCCGAATAAATCCACTGTGCGCCGCCTCATCCGCAAAGAAATCTTGGAAAAGACGGGAGATTGTTATCGGTTTCAAGTTCCATTGGTGGAGAGATTTATTACCCAGGTAGTGACGGAAGGGTGAACCCGGATGAAACAGGAACCCGGCATCATTGTAGAGACGCGCCATGGCGCGTCTCTACCCAATAATCTGTTCTAACCGCTATGGCGGTTGCTATAGCAAACGCCCTAACATCCACCTATCGAGACGAACACAGCAGATCCATCAAAGATTGGGGTATCTCTTCAAAATGTTCTAACAAAAAATCCATAATTGCTAGATGGCGTAAATCCCTAGGTTGAGGCGGATAATAGCCTTGACCTCGGTTGAACCAATTCTGCACTGTTCCCAGGGAACGAGAACAGATATGAGAAAGTTGTTCATAAGTGACATCCCATTTAGCATAAAACCGCTTTGGCGTCATCCCTAATTCACAATAACAATAAAGGTCAATAATGTATTGTTCACGCTGAGTAATCGGGCGCAGATTGTGGCGTCGTCGAGGATTATAACGTCCCGTTGGGCAATGCAGAGATAGGGGCGGTATTCCACAGCGAGAATGGGTGGGATAACGATAAGAATCGCCATTCTCTTCATTCAATTCAACCGTGTCAGGTATTTTTTGCAAATCCGCTTCAGCCGCCGTATCTGTGGTTACCCAAGCTGCACTGGGAGAATCAGGAGCGAGTTGGATGATGTAATAAACCATCCATTGATGGTGATGGTATTCATAGAAGCGCCCCAGAATCACACCCCAGTCTGTCTGATTCGTTTTCCACTGAACGCGATCGCCTTCACTCTACATTGCTAGTGTAGTATGGAAAACTGGGATAGAATTGATAAGCTGGTTATGCACTGCTGGACGGTTGCCCCATAAGATTCGCTAATCAGAGCAGTAGGTAGCTTTGTTCGTTTAGCATCTCGGTAAAGAATAGAATCCTTTCCCCTCTGTCGCTTTTGGGGTATGATTCGCATATTTCTTTACACGCTTCTTTTACGCCGAATGCTGTATATTTTTTGGTTAGCTGTCTGCATCGAATCATTACCGATCCCAGATAGTCGCGTTTTTTGGTTATGTGTTTAAGGATTAACACCCTTAAGCACGCTTTATCCCATGCGGATAGTCGTGATGCTTTCATAATCTTGTCTTATAGGTTTGTGTTCCAGCGGAGCATAATTGCCTTATCAATCGATACCCGTTACTGTTGGTTTAGTAACGGGTGTTTTAAAATCGCCGTTACTACTTCAATATTTCAGATTTCTCAGGTAGTAACGGCTGTGAGGGTCTTTACTCTTTAAGCTTCAGAGCCTTCTTAAGCTCCTTGAACAGGAGCTTGCAGCCATAAGCGGCGGTCTGACTGATGATCAGTTTTCCGAATGTGTTACTACCTCCTTGGTCATTTTTCTCAATCTCAAATCGTTTCTGTCGTTCATCGTAGAAATTTCCTAGTCTTTCGCCAATTGCTCCGTGTGGGCGATTTCCCTTGGGGGCGATCGCAACCAAAATCCACATATAGAGTTCAGTCCGGCACATTTTTGAACCGCTTCCGGCGTTCCATCCTTTACGGTCGCCGCTACTTAACTCGTCTCCTGCCATGCCCAACCGTTTTTTAAAACTGCCCAGAGATTCAAACTTACTCAGTGGGTAGATGTGCGTAAGCAGTAACGCTCGTGGTCGTAGCCCGATACCGAATTTATCGAAGGTTCGATTGTATTCTTTGAACTGTGACAGGTAGATCAGTTCTTCTAGTTTCTGCTCCGCTTCGTGTTCCCAGCCGTGGATTTGGCAGAGTAGTTCAGCATACCGCTGGGAAAACTGGCTGATTTCGATACCATACGCCGGGGCTACCGATCTCTCATAGAGTCGGTCGTAGTAAAAGTTACGCCGTACTCCTGGTCGTTCAACACTACCTAGCCATGCCCATAGTGGACTTAATCCATCCTTTCCCGGCTGGGAATTTTTGAAAGCTGCCTCTGGGAACTCCCGGCACAGTTGTTGTCGTACTCGATTGATAATCGGTGACTGTACGCGGGTTAGAGACTTCATCTGTAAATACAGATCTCGAATCTGCACGATTGCTCCCGGTTCAAACTGGAGGAACTGATCGGTTTTACCCCAGTGAGTGTGAGCATAAGCAGCTAGGGCTAAAGCATCAGCTAAATCATTTTTATCGGGTAGCTTGTGGCTTTTCCGATAATGGGTGGCTTCACAGTGTCCGACCCATAACACCTCGATTCCTTCACACTGACAGATATGGCTGAGTAACCAGGAATAATGAACTCCTGTGGGTTCTAGCACAATCGCATCTGGTTTAAGTTTAAGCAGATGGGATATCCCTGTCTTGGTGAAGTAGAACGTCATCTCGTCTTCTACTGGGTCTTTGGATCGGTGTTTAACTTCAGATTTCCAGTAGTTTCGTAGATGACTTGGTTTTTCTTCAAGCATCCAACAGACTACACGGTCTTTACAGATGTCACCGCCTAAAATTCTTTTGTTCATTTTTCAAGGTTCTGTTTAGGAGAATAAAACCTGCAACAAGTACCTGGTCGAGAATCTCCTGAAATAATAGTGATTATCAATTCACTCTGAAACCAGGTAGCAGGTAAACTAACCCAAATAGGTATAACCGGAAGGTTAATGACCAGAAGGTTAGACGGCATAGATTGCGAACTCTATGCCGCGACACTAAATAGTGTTTCGCTAGGTGAGTTAGGTCTAGCTCGTCAGGCGGACTTATGATGTAATGTTGGTCAAGTAGTGCAGTAGGTGCAGTCATGAAGGCAAAAAACCTTAAAAGATCATTTCTGTATAAAACTGCTTGTCTACTGCGTCTGGCTATGTTCTTGGAAGAACTAGGCAGTAAGTTTCACACCTTACTGATTAGACGGCATAGATGGATAACTCTATACCGCGACACTAAATAGTGTTTCGCTAGGTGAGTCAGGTCTAGCTCGTCAGGCGGACTTGTGTTATAATATTGGTCAAGTAATGCAGTAGGTGCAGTCATGAAAGCGTAAAACCTTTTGGGTCATTTCTTCGTAAAACTGCGTGCCTACTGCATCTGGCTATGTTCTCGGTTAAAGAACTAGGCGGTAAGTTTCGCACCTTACCGCAGCCCCCCTTCTTTAAGTCAGAAGGTAGGGTGCGAGAAGGTTAATGGGGAATATTTTCAGATTCCCTTTCTAGAGATAAATCCTGTTTTTGGTATTCCTCTGAGGTAGGTTCCCAAGCAGGATTTATTTTTTTGTCGCCGTCTTCTCCAGATGTGGCGGGATTTATATCAAAGATTTCCATGATTTCTTCGTCACAGTCTGATATATTCCAGCAGGTAAGCTCAATTACTAGATCGCTGATTCGTTCCGTTAGGTTTTCGGGATTGTCGAATCCAGCGCCAATAATTTCCCCAATTATTGCCGATAGGTGTTCGAGTGCTATCTGTTCCCAGGGGTTGAGTGTGCGGTAGTTGTATCCGTTGTTCATTTTTTACTCCTAGTTTTCAACTGTTGGCATAGGGTAGTTAATTTCTACCCATTTTCTAATTTCTAGAATTTCCGCGTCTGTTGGTTCAAAGGTGATAACTATCTTATTCCCGAAAAAATTTATTTTTTTGTCTTTTTTAGATGTTCTATCATTTATCCCGTAAATGTCTTTATTCCAATAGGTTTCTAGCTTTTTCATTCTTTTTAAGAGTTTTGGGCTATTTTCTCTTTCCGATATTTCAGCTCTTATGTAGAGATCCATAATTTTCTCGCCAACTTTTTTAAAAGGGAATGGTTTCTTCATTTCTTTACTCCTGGCATAGGGTAGTTGGTTTTTACCCATTTAGTAATCTCGGCTTCTGTCATTTCTTCAAATTGTTGGATAGCTGATAACATTAGTCTTTGCTTGATTTGTGTGTGTGGTTCTTCTGTGCATTTACATAGTTCTTTAGTTGCTATGTCGAGAGCGATTATGATAATCCCTGGCATATCTGAGTAATTCATTTTTTCTTATTTCTTAAAACACATTATTCAAAACCATTAATAAATTCCCTCATTTCTTCTGCTGTTTTCAAGCCGCCTCCTAGAATTATTTGCCTCCCTATTCTTAAATATGGGTTATTCTTGGTTTCTGCGTGTTTGTCCATATCACTACAGAAACTGTTAAATGCGTTTGTTAGTTCCCCCTTATCTATATAGTAATTTGCTCTTTCTTTTGCCCATTTTAGATATTCTTCCCGCGTTGGTTTTTTTAAATTCTTGACTACTAAATTTTCTGAGGTTAATCGAGTTAATTCCTTTAACGGTGTTGGTTTTTCCTCCGCTAAATTTTCGATGAAAAGTTGTCTGAGCCATTCAATTAGTTTCATTACCTAACCATGTAATTTTTGACAGAGAAATCTAGGGCTTGCCATTGCTGACATTCCTGATGTGAATTTGATGGGTGGTAGAGAGAAGGAAAGGTGCTGACGTTCCCAAATTTCATTAGCACCTATTTATCAAAACAGGGTGCTTGTTAATCATTCTTGACTACTACATTTTGGAAAAGTCCTGAAGGTTGAGGTCGATGTTCATTTGTAAGCGAGGTTTCTTTTTCCTCTAAATTATTGACTACTAAATTTTCTGAACTTAATTCAGTTAATTCCTTTAACGGCGTTGGTTTTTCCTCCGCTAAATTTTTGATGAAAAGTTGTCTGAGCCATTCAATTAGTTTCATTACCTAACCATGTAATTTTTGACAGAGAAATCTAGGGCTTGCCATTGCTGACATTCCTGATCTAAATTTGATGGGTAGTAGAAAAGAAAGGTGCTGACGTTCCCAAATTTCATCAGCACCTATTTATCAAAACAGGGTGCTTGTTAATCGAGGGCGTTACTTATATATAGGCATCACCTCCTAGTTCGGATGTTCTAGTACAGAAGGAGCGAGTAAAAGGTGCTGGCTTATCGGCTTATCTAGCTCATATCTACCTACCTACCCGCCAGCACCTGGCTTTGTTAATCAGGGTGTATGTCAGTATGTCAGTTTGTTATAGGCATCACCTCTCGTGTTACTTCTGATGTGGATGTGCCACAAATCCTTGTGAGCAGGCACTCTGCGACGCTGCGACTTACGGTGCTTCTGTTTCTGTGTGGGTTGTGCGACACTGATAGACGTTTATAGAGATGTCAGCCCTTTTCACTTTCCAGGGTGCTTAGGCTGCTCTCATTTTGTTGTCTCTGGAGATGAGTATACTCATATTGCTTATTTAAGTCAATGAGTATGCTTATATTTGTGGTATTATGTCGAGAAAGGTTGCAAATAAACGGAATGTGTCAACTCTGCGTCTTTTGAGAGAGGAGGCTGGGCTAACTCAAATTGAACTTGCCAAACAGATTCCTGATAAAACAAGGACTAGGACTTTAAGCCAGTCTGCTATTAGTAGATGGGAAAGCGGACAAGATGAGCCAGAATTGACGGTTTTCCAAATGAAAGCATTTTGTCGCGCTTTGGGTAAATCCCTTGATGAATTACCTGATGATTTTATCTTGAGGATTATTGACGATTCAGAAAAATAAATAATTTACCAGCAGGCTTGGGGAGGCTCCGGCGACAGCGGACGGCTAGGTTGCCGTGTTTAGTGAGTGGGGTGTGTATCAATTATATATCGGCAAGCTAGACGCGGAAGCCTCCCCCGCCTGCCACTCACCACTTAATTTTCTACAAATCTAGGTTTGATATTATGGAAGTAATTGCAGCTTTAATAGCAGTTTCCGAAGCTCTTTTTTTCCCGCTTCTTACCTTTTCTACCGTCTCTATAGTATCAGATTATTTTTCTAAACATTTGGTTCCTAAACAATTAAAGCCTTTACCTCGTGTTGTAGCTGAGATATCCTACTATACTAAATGTAATTTACTTGATTCTGATTTTTCTATTAAGGCTGAGCTGGATTTATACGATTTTTCTAGCTCTGAGAAAAGATTAGCTTTGAATATTCTTAAGCAGACAGACTTCCTTGAAAATTTAGATATTGAGTTTAATGAAGATGAAATACGCGAACAGATGTTGTTTACTTTTGCTTTGGCAGAGTATACTTGCTTAGTTCCTCTAGCTTATTTTGATGATATTTATCGAGAACGATTGAGAAAAAAATAGATTTTTATTGTATAATTAAGGTAGTTATTAAAGGTAAAAGATTATGTCTGTAGTTGCTTTATTTCCCAATTCTGAATTTTACGAAGCTTACTATGCTGCCGCTAAAATAGTATCGGCTGAGTGTGACATTTTTCTATTTAAAAAGCGTCTTGGTGAACAGTTACATGTTCCTTGTGCTGGTTTCCCTAAAGTTAGCCTAGATAAGTTTACTAAAATACTTCAGGCTAAAGGATATACCGTCGTAGTTCAGACTGAGCTTAATCTAGATGTGGTTAACCAAACAAGTCAAGTTTTAATTGATGATGATGATTCTCAATTAGATTCTGATGTAGACTTAATTCAAGAATCTATTGATTCTCTACATATATGCTATTCTCGCCTCTATTATTATGCATCTCAGAGGATATCCAATCGTTTTAAGCAACCGGGTAAATATCTCCTCAAGTGTAAGGCTAAAGAAGTTCGAGGCTTTCTTGAAAAATTGAATAAGTCTTTGCTGTGTTGGCAAGATGCCAATCTTCAGGAATTACGCAATCCTGCGTTTCACCAATATTTGTCTGATTTGGCTTATATCATTCGATTAGTTCAGTATGATTCAAACCTTCGTCAGATGAATTTAAATGTCTTAGAGGCGTTACAGAGTCTTTATCAAGCTTTAATTCAATTAATTCCTTCTGACGAATCCGTTCAGCTTTCTTTGTTTGATTCACAAGTTACTTTTTTTGAAGAAATTAAGGAAAGCAAGTTTATCCACAAAGTAATGATTGATTTTGAGTGGATTCCTGTACTCGCTGTCGTTGGTCGGTTGCTTCGCCGTTTCTGCGAAAAAGTTGTTACTTTCCCGGCGTGTCTTGTTTCCCTTAAGTCTTCCTGGCGTTCAGTTTTCAGCGGTCGCCAGTTGTCTTTTGCCGATATCTTTTAGTTTGAAGAATCAATGCTTGAACAACTTTTTCTAGCTGCATTTGTTAAACCAGTTCTTCTTTTTGGAGTGCTTTTTGGCTCACGGATTTCTCGTTGTCTTTTTAAAATGATAGATAAACCCATTTATCCCAGTTTGGATGTTGCCATAGCTGAGATATCTTTTTTAGTTCAAGTAGGTGATATTCCTGTGGATTATGTTGAATGTTATCTTAGTCAGTTTTCTTGGGAAGATAAAGTTAAGTCCTTAAATGTTTTGCGCCGTACAGACTTTTTAAGGAATTTTGATGTGCAATTTGAAGATTTAGACGAAGACATGTTATTTTCTCAGGTTTTGGCAACTTCTTCCTCTTTCATGTATTTTCGCTTGCTTGCCTCAACAAGAAATTTTTAAGCCCCTGGGGTTGGATGAATTCTTGTCTAGCCCCTGGCGTTGATTAAGTTTTTCTAGTCCTTAGTAGTCGAATTGAGGATTGTCTAATGCATCCCCGTTATCCAGGTCGTCGTCATTGGTCTGCTGTTAAGCGTATTCAGATTGAGTTACCACAGATGACCCCACATGAGTTTTTAGTTTACTGGGATGTAACCTACTCCGAGTTGGCTGTGATCTGCTTTTGCTCTGAGAAGACCGTTAAGCGGTGGTTTAGTGGTTCTCATCCACCAACTATTTTCCAGAAGTTTTGGCTAGCTTCTACTCACAATATCTGGTCTCGGCTATAGCAATATTTTTACATAATTATTTACATAACTAAATATTTGGGGTCATTATGTCCCCAATTTTGCTTTCTTTACCAAGAGAGCATTTTTAATAGAGTCATGCCTTGAGCATTCATTCTTTTTTTAATCCCTCGTTGTTACCTGGGTTATCGTTCTAAATGACGAGGGATTCTTCTGTCCAATTTTGAGGAGGGATTAAGTGAAGCTGACAGTATTTACTGTGGTTAAGAAGGGGGTGATTCCGTACCATGTTGTCTGCGTTAATCGCAAGGATAGAGGCTCAGAATCAAGCTCTAGTTCGGGCTCTTGCACCAATAAATCAGTATCGTCTACGTAGTCGCTGGCTCAATTGGGAGGTTTTTATCTGGGCATTTCTTCACGGTCGATTTAAAGATGGAGATGGACTGATTATCGTGAATACGATATGCTACAGCCATTTTTCTGGGCAGATAGCCTATGGCTTTTGCATTCGTCCGCAGATTTCTTGGGAATTAATTGATGAGTTTGGGGAGGAGGTTTTAGGCGTCAAGGATTTTTCGTTTAAGTTTATACCGTTCTAGGTGCGGGTTATGGTTTGGTTTGCTTTGGCTTTTGCATTACTCTTAGTTGTCTGTGGTGTAGGTAAGAATCCGTATTACCAAGATAATTTGGTAGAAATAATGGATCAGGATTGTAACGTACTTAATGAATGTAAGTACACAATCGATTTTAAAGGGACTGATCTAACTGTTCCTGAATCTGATATTGAGTGGAAGTAGTGAGGTGAATTATGGCTAACGCCAAGCATTTAGATATAGTACGAATTGATGACTGTGAGGTAATTGACGCTTTTAAAGCTGAAAAGAAATCTGAAAACTCTGCTGATAAAATTCAGATTACACTGGCGGCTCGGCGCTGGATTCCTGGCAAAGATAAGTTGATGTCTATTGAACACGTAAAATTCTTTGAATTTTGGACTAAATTTAAGGTTACTTTGCCAGTTTGGGAACGGCTTAAACTTTTGGGACTTCGTAAGGGTTCTGTCTGTAGTTTCGAGTTTGCCTCAGATGGTTGGACTCAACAGAATTCTAGTAATAGTGGGTCTTGGTACACATTTCTAGGTTTAGTTAAGCTTGACGGAAAAGACATTAATTATTTTGTCTATGACCAAAAACAGGGTCGGCAAGATGATTTATCTTTTGAATCTTCAAGCAATACTGATTTAGTTAGTGCCATAGAATCTTATGATTGAACAGTTTAACCTGTTTGTTGAGTCAGCTTATGTTGGTTTGGATATCGTCGCCAATTCTCTTGTGTTAATTTACGGTTTTGGTATTTCCTGCAAACTAGCTAAATTTCTATTTGGGTCAATTTAGCGATGATTACTTTCTCCTGGGATACATTATCCGGTACAGTTGAAATTTCCTTTGATGGTTTGGTCTGTAAGTATGGATTGGATAGCGTTGATTCATCCAGCTTTGTAGACTGTCTTATTTGGGCATCTCACGAAGTACCCGATGATGTACGAGAGAAAGTATTAGAGGCAGCGATATCACTTGATTCAAAAGCTGGAATCATTTCGATTTTTTTCAGTCCTGAGATGTTTGGTCTGGCAATACATATCCTTCAAGTTGTTTTACTTTGGATTTTGTTACATTTGTTTTTTTCCGTAGTTCCAGAATAGAGGTTCGGATGTTTGATTTCATAAAGTGGTTGGCTGAGTGGGGGATGCGTATAGCTCCTTTCTATATTCCCTTGATGATTGGATTTGTAGCCTTGAACTTTTACCTAAATTTTAGGCAATCTAGGGCGCATAAAAAACCATCGGGGTTAAAGCGTAAAATGAAGCGAGTTAAGGAGAATAAGTAATGTGGGCTTTATATCTGGCTTTCGAGTTTTCGATGCCCTTCACGCCAGATCAGTTTCTTCAGCAAAATATCATTGATGAGATTGAGCCGGAGTTAATTACATTTGTTGGTGGTTTAGCCGGAATCGCGGCGTTCAGATTTATTATTTATCGGCGGTGAGGGTTTATGGATGAATCAGATTGTCTTAATTTTTGTCCGGGCCTG
Protein-coding sequences here:
- a CDS encoding ATP-binding protein — protein: MTQISTVRKFRRYCLDCLRILYWAYFKPFTFKRWLREIHPDLTLYSNPFLLQAEFRRHPRLRRYADQVWWLSVFVPLLIMLLIAPIYSLSAGEPFNWQKSSLFFLGWLIGLVIARGGNEWLGKWFYWFFLFLGGVTVAGNVLSRLAPEMMEALPILNLFLSNWFQLVPVAVGVAVGVAGGVVVGVVVGVAGGVAGGVAGGVTGGVAVGVTGGVSVGVSGSVAIGIAFGIVLGMAGSVAGGVVFGVIGGVAGGVIFSASGGMVGGVAFGIAWILGVLRVYFWIPELLWMIGLSFLSRQGKEAQFLQYLPPRFDERIILPLPFMAQLIVAAYRDNPAASRQTIDYLIHSTNQQNVAAIAMTEIAVDSLSHCHTMGDILAISDQLAWIPSPPPLTVSMILEPSTVSMILVRFMLEISQSVRASDNATSSYRQYELLQSPITRLEQLRNTLAYSQNVQLATGFGHIVQKWLKILQTAQQTLAEQAKRSAEIPQVYIAGASLNPDDAKTRFKGRLDIFREIETLAFSAQPPILLLHGGRRTGKTSALKYLSQKVGSELIPLLIDLQGAATATTLKGLANYLAEEIIKAAKKSRNFDLPYPNPQQLSQEPFLTLQTWLEKLERIAPGKRFLLCLDEFERLSEVIATTNSRIPLNFFRHVLQHRRQWILLFSGSHTLDELEPYWSDYLINTRSLRVSYLQQPEAEELIVQPIADFPKIYESLTVSQIIQATRCQPYLVQLLCTVIVDHLNREKRQLATPDDVQTCIPIAIETGGMYFRELWTSLSEPEQDFLEDLITEETSYPPNKSTVRRLIRKEILEKTGDCYRFQVPLVERFITQVVTEG
- a CDS encoding IS110 family transposase; this translates as MNKRILGGDICKDRVVCWMLEEKPSHLRNYWKSEVKHRSKDPVEDEMTFYFTKTGISHLLKLKPDAIVLEPTGVHYSWLLSHICQCEGIEVLWVGHCEATHYRKSHKLPDKNDLADALALAAYAHTHWGKTDQFLQFEPGAIVQIRDLYLQMKSLTRVQSPIINRVRQQLCREFPEAAFKNSQPGKDGLSPLWAWLGSVERPGVRRNFYYDRLYERSVAPAYGIEISQFSQRYAELLCQIHGWEHEAEQKLEELIYLSQFKEYNRTFDKFGIGLRPRALLLTHIYPLSKFESLGSFKKRLGMAGDELSSGDRKGWNAGSGSKMCRTELYMWILVAIAPKGNRPHGAIGERLGNFYDERQKRFEIEKNDQGGSNTFGKLIISQTAAYGCKLLFKELKKALKLKE
- a CDS encoding helix-turn-helix domain-containing protein encodes the protein MSTLRLLREEAGLTQIELAKQIPDKTRTRTLSQSAISRWESGQDEPELTVFQMKAFCRALGKSLDELPDDFILRIIDDSEK
- a CDS encoding MutS N-terminal domain-containing protein — translated: MSVVALFPNSEFYEAYYAAAKIVSAECDIFLFKKRLGEQLHVPCAGFPKVSLDKFTKILQAKGYTVVVQTELNLDVVNQTSQVLIDDDDSQLDSDVDLIQESIDSLHICYSRLYYYASQRISNRFKQPGKYLLKCKAKEVRGFLEKLNKSLLCWQDANLQELRNPAFHQYLSDLAYIIRLVQYDSNLRQMNLNVLEALQSLYQALIQLIPSDESVQLSLFDSQVTFFEEIKESKFIHKVMIDFEWIPVLAVVGRLLRRFCEKVVTFPACLVSLKSSWRSVFSGRQLSFADIF